The Jiangella alba genome includes the window CCGTCGGACAGCGCGTCGACGAACACCCCGAACTGAGAGAAGTCGGGGAGCAGGCGGGCGTCGGAGGCGAAGAGGTCGGCGTTGCTCGACAGCGCCGTGACGAACATCCAGTACAGGGGGAAGACCGCGATCCCCATCACCATGAGGACGGCGACGATGCGCAGCGTCAGGCCGATGCGGAGCCGGCTCATCGCAGCCCCTCCTTCTCGGCGGCACGGGTGACGAGCCGGCTGCCCGCGATGACGATCAGGGAGATGACGACGCCGACCATGCCGATGGCCGCGGCGGTGCCGAGTTGCTTGGAGTCGAACGCCTGCGCGTAGAGGTCGATGACGAGCGTCTCGGTGGAGCCCACCGGGCCGCCCTTGGTCATCAGCCAGATCAGCTCGAACCGCCGGATCGACCAGATCGTCATCAGCAGCGCGAGCAGACCCACGGTCGGCTTGATGACCTGCCAGGTGACGGCACGGAAGGTCCACCACCGCCCGGCGCCGTCCATCGTGGCCGCCTCGGTGAGGTCACGCGGCACCGCCTGCAGCGCGGACAGCAGCACCACCGAGGTGAGCGGGAAGAGCTGCCAGATGGTCGTCAGCAGGATCGCCGGAAGGGCGTAGGTCGAGCTGTCGAGGATCGCGCCGCCAGGAACGCCCAGCCCCACGGCGTCGAGGAACCGGTTCACGATGCCGTACTGGGGGTTGAGCATCCAAGTCGCGATCAGGGCGACCGCGATGCCGGGCGCTGCCCAGGGCACCGTGACGAGAGCGCGGACGACGCCCCGGCCGCGGAAGCTCCGGTTGAGCAGCAGGGCGACCAGCAGCCCGGCGCCCACGG containing:
- a CDS encoding carbohydrate ABC transporter permease; this translates as MTVLEQTRAPRTETGRRRSPLGSRWTPYLFLAPAAIFIVLFQGVPLAQEIFLSFTRTSLLNPTNSTWVGLENYAHIFADEDFHRTLRTTFVYVVACVVGSVGAGLLVALLLNRSFRGRGVVRALVTVPWAAPGIAVALIATWMLNPQYGIVNRFLDAVGLGVPGGAILDSSTYALPAILLTTIWQLFPLTSVVLLSALQAVPRDLTEAATMDGAGRWWTFRAVTWQVIKPTVGLLALLMTIWSIRRFELIWLMTKGGPVGSTETLVIDLYAQAFDSKQLGTAAAIGMVGVVISLIVIAGSRLVTRAAEKEGLR